Proteins from a genomic interval of Symmachiella macrocystis:
- a CDS encoding TatD family hydrolase, protein MYYIDPHVHMISRVTDDYERMARMGCVAISEPAFWAGFDRGSVDGFRDYFRQLTEFEPTRASWSGIQHFSWLCINAKEAENVSLSREVIAMIPEFMDKPGVLGIGEIGLNKNTKNEATIFREHVDLAMKTRELILIHTPHLQDKYKGTRMIVDMLLEDDRIEPERVLIDHVEEHTVRLAKEEGFWCAMTLYPVTKCTPSRAADIIEMYGDDRIMVNSAGDWGPSQPLAVPDFIQELRKRGMPDSKIKKIVYDNPLEFFRQSRNFKFTPPDTCVEEREEALE, encoded by the coding sequence ATGTATTACATTGATCCCCACGTGCACATGATTTCTCGTGTGACGGATGACTATGAGCGGATGGCGCGGATGGGTTGCGTGGCTATCAGCGAACCCGCCTTTTGGGCCGGCTTTGATCGCGGCAGCGTTGATGGCTTTCGCGACTATTTTCGACAGCTCACCGAATTCGAACCGACCCGGGCCAGCTGGTCGGGGATTCAACACTTCTCTTGGTTGTGTATTAACGCCAAGGAAGCGGAGAACGTTTCGTTGTCGCGGGAAGTGATTGCCATGATCCCCGAATTCATGGACAAGCCCGGCGTGTTGGGCATCGGTGAAATCGGGTTGAACAAAAACACAAAAAACGAAGCGACGATCTTTCGCGAACATGTCGACTTGGCGATGAAGACCCGCGAGTTGATTTTGATCCACACCCCGCACTTGCAAGACAAGTACAAAGGGACGCGGATGATCGTCGACATGCTGCTCGAAGATGATCGTATCGAACCGGAGCGGGTGTTGATCGACCACGTCGAAGAACACACCGTGCGGCTGGCCAAGGAAGAAGGCTTCTGGTGTGCGATGACACTCTACCCGGTGACCAAATGCACGCCGTCACGCGCCGCCGACATCATCGAAATGTACGGCGACGACCGCATCATGGTGAACTCCGCCGGCGACTGGGGCCCCTCACAACCACTGGCCGTCCCCGATTTCATCCAGGAACTCCGCAAACGCGGCATGCCGGATTCAAAGATCAAAAAAATCGTCTACGACAACCCGCTAGAGTTCTTCCGCCAGTCCCGAAATTTCAAGTTCACCCCACCGGATACCTGTGTCGAGGAGCGTGAAGAGGCGCTGGAGTAA
- a CDS encoding HEAT repeat domain-containing protein has product MTNGFSKTFDCLARTTNSHALDVLIVALDVPREEVRDHAVKAVLKRRNPRGHVELLRRFHILPDATRNMLEPYAGTMGKALRQCANSGEQQLESNALQFIREFEVYDQVPILLEFLAEQSQQEHHRYCLETVEELANTLYEHVNQTTKDNKYLRDARLIQLRIVSALEKICGQPHIPGFERLLESLFILGDLEVGEIRKMLRQDGHPRRKHAEDLLRSSDHPGIMQLVVDFMALSHPSYLSFRCLAERDDPQFICHLLRTWPRSLTISQRKNFKQIETVCWLEAQPLELELIPTELHAKLLQFVNATSIKREFKLHVAEWVVSHGCEEARRAATDMLDELDGGRMHTLIEEGLESDDEEVQAWATSQLRAKRVPEAFTKLIERLDSPMEQVQQAAREELEDFNLRRILTLYDLLDTQTCRLAGILIQKIDPDALQKLSQEMTGPMRSKRMRATQAAIAMGLQEPLSETFIQLLEDDDVLVRRTATEVVGQIPGEQSLTALQGMLDDSNPRIREIAQQGIERLQTTPAPDALAGE; this is encoded by the coding sequence ATGACGAACGGATTTTCAAAAACGTTTGACTGCCTAGCCCGCACCACCAATTCTCACGCCTTGGACGTGTTGATTGTTGCGCTCGACGTCCCACGTGAAGAAGTTCGTGACCATGCTGTCAAAGCGGTATTGAAACGTCGCAATCCACGCGGGCACGTCGAATTATTGCGGCGTTTCCACATCTTGCCTGACGCGACCCGCAATATGCTGGAACCCTACGCGGGCACAATGGGCAAGGCCCTGCGGCAATGCGCGAATTCCGGCGAGCAACAACTCGAATCCAACGCGCTGCAATTCATCCGCGAATTCGAGGTCTACGACCAAGTACCGATCTTGTTGGAATTTTTAGCCGAGCAGTCGCAGCAGGAACATCATCGGTATTGCTTGGAGACGGTCGAGGAACTTGCTAACACGCTCTACGAGCATGTGAACCAGACGACGAAGGACAATAAGTATCTTCGCGATGCGCGATTGATTCAGTTACGGATTGTTTCGGCCTTGGAAAAAATATGCGGTCAACCGCACATCCCCGGCTTCGAGCGTCTGTTGGAAAGCCTGTTTATTCTGGGCGATCTGGAAGTGGGTGAAATCCGCAAGATGTTGCGGCAAGACGGACATCCGCGGCGGAAGCACGCCGAAGATTTACTTCGCAGCAGCGACCATCCCGGCATCATGCAGTTGGTTGTGGATTTCATGGCGCTCAGCCATCCCAGTTATCTGTCCTTTCGCTGTTTGGCGGAGCGCGACGATCCGCAGTTTATCTGCCATTTGCTGCGGACGTGGCCGCGGAGTTTGACGATCTCGCAGCGAAAAAACTTCAAACAAATCGAGACGGTCTGTTGGTTGGAAGCGCAACCGTTGGAGTTGGAACTGATTCCCACTGAGCTGCATGCCAAGCTGCTGCAATTCGTCAATGCGACTTCGATCAAGCGGGAGTTCAAGCTCCACGTCGCCGAATGGGTCGTCAGTCATGGCTGCGAAGAAGCGCGGCGCGCGGCGACCGACATGCTCGACGAGTTGGACGGCGGACGGATGCATACGTTGATCGAAGAAGGTTTGGAATCCGATGACGAAGAGGTCCAGGCATGGGCCACCTCACAACTCCGCGCCAAACGCGTTCCCGAGGCGTTCACGAAATTGATCGAGCGATTGGACAGCCCAATGGAGCAGGTCCAACAGGCGGCACGTGAAGAATTGGAGGATTTCAATCTCCGTCGCATTTTGACGTTATACGATCTGTTGGACACACAGACCTGTCGGCTGGCTGGGATATTGATTCAAAAAATCGATCCCGATGCGCTACAGAAGTTGAGCCAGGAAATGACCGGTCCCATGCGGAGTAAACGGATGCGGGCCACTCAAGCGGCGATTGCCATGGGGCTGCAAGAGCCGTTATCGGAAACATTTATCCAACTGTTGGAAGACGACGACGTGCTGGTGCGGCGGACCGCCACCGAAGTCGTGGGCCAAATCCCCGGTGAACAATCATTGACCGCATTGCAAGGCATGCTGGACGATTCCAATCCCAGAATCCGAGAAATTGCCCAGCAAGGAATCGAACGACTCCAAACGACGCCCGCACCCGATGCGCTCGCCGGCGAATGA
- a CDS encoding FkbM family methyltransferase, translated as MQIRRLSSLFSPVRYGYCRELFQSPLRALCNLAFMGKSAFSLTLRSGRTAKFSRQGRDHKLWDWYFEHRPPIDFTEDGLVQIEWRGQSVLLRPGTQDFFIFHEIFIDDDYNLSGHDQRLGTVIDLGANAGLFSSALLSKAERVISVEAVGENYRHTLRNLKLNDGVAEDVLHLAVSAHSGETLKLYHNSRNSGGHSVDRNWSEQQSTDTDYETTQSISLADLIAWANCETVDLLKCDIEGSEYDAFLATDEQTLQKIERIVMEVHISETYPPSRLLKLIDHLRSAGFQVQLDRDMPTTTATQARMLYADRRHAVATKAA; from the coding sequence ATGCAAATCAGACGGCTTTCCTCATTATTTTCGCCCGTGCGCTATGGCTATTGCCGCGAATTGTTTCAATCGCCGTTGCGCGCATTGTGCAATTTGGCGTTCATGGGGAAATCCGCATTTTCGCTCACGCTCCGCTCGGGACGCACCGCGAAATTTTCCCGCCAAGGCCGCGACCACAAATTGTGGGACTGGTACTTCGAGCATCGGCCGCCGATCGATTTCACCGAAGACGGTTTGGTACAAATCGAGTGGCGGGGACAATCGGTGCTGCTACGGCCCGGCACGCAGGATTTTTTCATCTTCCACGAGATTTTCATCGACGACGACTACAATCTGTCCGGCCATGACCAGCGGTTGGGAACGGTGATCGATCTGGGAGCCAACGCAGGGTTGTTTTCATCCGCCTTGCTGAGCAAAGCCGAGCGGGTGATTTCTGTCGAAGCAGTTGGCGAGAACTATCGGCACACACTGCGGAATCTGAAACTCAACGACGGCGTCGCTGAGGATGTCTTGCATCTGGCGGTCTCAGCTCATTCCGGGGAAACGCTGAAGTTGTATCACAACTCCCGCAACTCCGGCGGGCATTCCGTGGATCGCAATTGGTCCGAACAACAATCCACCGACACGGATTACGAAACGACCCAGAGCATCTCTCTGGCGGACCTGATCGCCTGGGCGAATTGCGAAACCGTCGACTTGTTGAAGTGCGATATTGAAGGTTCGGAATACGATGCCTTTTTGGCGACCGACGAGCAGACCCTCCAAAAAATCGAGCGGATCGTGATGGAGGTGCACATCTCGGAAACCTATCCGCCGTCGCGACTGTTGAAATTGATCGACCATTTGCGTTCCGCAGGATTCCAAGTCCAGCTCGACCGCGACATGCCGACCACGACGGCGACACAGGCCAGAATGCTCTATGCGGACCGTCGCCACGCGGTTGCGACCAAGGCGGCGTAG
- a CDS encoding NAD(+)/NADH kinase encodes MSPPPLKLIIIARDQAPHVQAAWDALRPVLEAQVGIEIVGVEYGETDFKDCPADIAVVLGGDGSILRACRQMGMHQIPILGINLGRLGFLADVSPKEFCQDIPKLLAREYTVVDYLMYQCRLIRQGGEERVHLGLNEVAISAGASFSMIDVHLEIDGDPVTTYSGDGLIISTPVGSTAHNLSAGGPILRQDLPAFVITPICPHTLTVRPLVDRADCVYALTVPKCAEGVTLVIDGQIHEPLTAADRIEVTRASVSMHMLKLPGHSYYRTLHRKLGWAGQPRYQQH; translated from the coding sequence ATGTCGCCGCCACCGTTGAAACTGATCATCATCGCTCGTGACCAAGCTCCGCACGTTCAGGCCGCTTGGGATGCATTGCGCCCGGTGCTGGAGGCGCAGGTGGGCATTGAAATTGTCGGCGTGGAATATGGCGAGACCGATTTTAAAGACTGTCCTGCGGACATTGCCGTGGTGCTCGGCGGAGACGGATCGATTTTACGCGCCTGTCGGCAGATGGGGATGCATCAGATTCCCATCTTGGGCATCAATCTCGGCCGACTCGGATTTCTGGCCGACGTTTCCCCCAAGGAATTCTGCCAGGATATACCCAAACTTCTGGCCCGGGAATACACGGTTGTCGATTACCTGATGTACCAATGCCGCTTGATCCGCCAGGGAGGCGAAGAGCGGGTCCATCTGGGACTGAATGAAGTCGCCATCTCGGCTGGCGCATCGTTTTCGATGATCGATGTGCATCTGGAGATCGATGGAGATCCGGTCACGACTTACAGCGGCGACGGGTTGATTATCAGCACGCCGGTCGGCTCTACAGCGCACAACCTTTCCGCGGGCGGTCCGATTTTGCGACAGGACTTGCCGGCCTTTGTAATCACGCCGATCTGCCCACACACCTTGACCGTTCGTCCGCTGGTCGATCGCGCCGACTGCGTCTATGCCCTGACCGTGCCCAAATGCGCCGAAGGGGTCACGCTGGTCATCGATGGGCAGATCCACGAACCACTGACGGCGGCCGACCGTATCGAAGTCACCCGCGCATCGGTCTCGATGCACATGCTGAAGCTTCCCGGCCACAGCTACTACCGCACACTGCACAGAAAACTCGGCTGGGCCGGCCAACCCCGCTATCAGCAACACTGA
- a CDS encoding ABC transporter permease, with protein MTELEEKINHSVLSRFSLRDFAPLISLFVIVMFFTLTNDEFLSFGRLRLVLQQGAVLAIVSTGLTFVLLCAEIDLSVGMLALWTACACGVLYEQPFAAGEGGQGDISVTTLVVVIVVPLVSSLLLGLISGLLTVSSRLPSFIITLAMMNIADGLSKTLTQSEKFSVPEVLKEIGNGRLRVTDDFYLPYSAILAAAVMILGHLVLQHTRFGRYVYMTGGNREAARLAGVRTGWIVIACLAICAVTAGLGGLVNAGRLGSVTLDQNGELLLSAVACVVLGGTSLFGGEGGIGRTVIGVLTFSVLGVGLSGLISQVDFLEDRMRPLLMGVVLMTALVINGFLSRKSG; from the coding sequence ATGACGGAATTGGAAGAGAAGATAAACCATTCGGTACTGAGCCGTTTCAGCCTACGCGACTTCGCGCCGCTGATCAGCCTGTTTGTCATTGTGATGTTCTTCACGCTGACCAACGACGAGTTCCTGTCGTTCGGACGCTTACGGCTTGTTCTGCAGCAAGGGGCCGTATTAGCGATCGTGTCGACCGGATTGACGTTCGTGCTGTTGTGCGCGGAAATTGATTTGTCGGTCGGCATGTTGGCGCTGTGGACCGCATGCGCTTGCGGTGTGTTGTACGAACAACCATTCGCTGCCGGGGAAGGCGGTCAAGGAGATATTTCGGTGACAACCCTTGTGGTGGTCATCGTCGTTCCGCTGGTCAGCAGTCTGTTGTTGGGTTTGATTTCGGGGCTGTTAACGGTTTCGTCGCGGTTGCCCAGTTTTATCATCACGCTCGCCATGATGAACATCGCCGACGGGTTGTCGAAAACGCTGACGCAGAGCGAAAAATTTTCCGTGCCCGAGGTGCTCAAAGAGATCGGCAACGGGCGGTTGCGCGTGACGGACGATTTCTATTTGCCGTACTCCGCAATCTTGGCAGCTGCCGTGATGATTCTGGGCCACCTGGTATTGCAACATACCCGCTTCGGCCGTTACGTTTATATGACCGGTGGCAATCGCGAAGCCGCGCGGTTGGCGGGGGTGCGAACGGGGTGGATCGTGATCGCTTGCTTGGCCATTTGTGCTGTGACGGCCGGCTTGGGCGGCCTGGTGAATGCCGGACGGTTGGGGAGCGTGACGTTGGATCAAAACGGCGAGTTATTGCTCAGCGCCGTGGCCTGTGTGGTGTTGGGCGGGACGAGCCTGTTTGGCGGCGAAGGAGGCATCGGCCGGACGGTGATCGGTGTCCTCACCTTCAGCGTGTTGGGCGTCGGCCTGAGCGGATTGATCTCCCAAGTCGATTTCCTGGAAGACCGCATGCGACCGCTGTTGATGGGCGTGGTGCTGATGACCGCACTGGTAATCAACGGATTTCTCTCCCGCAAATCTGGTTAG